The nucleotide window ataaaaattttaaaaaactttgTTGACCCAATATTCATAAAAGGGTTTTTAATATTTATCCtttgtttttaatatttatcCTTTCTTATCTAAGCTTAAAATCATGAAGGTTCATCCAGTACCAAGAAAACGCAACATCACGTTAAGGTACGACATCGCTTCCAGTCTCTCTCAGGCCAACACCTTTGCAGGCCGTCAAAAGAAGCTGCGGAGACTACCTCATATATTCGCAAAAGTTCTAGAACTTCCGTTTAATTCTGATGCCGATGTTTCTATTGAAGAAACCTCGGATTCATTGCGTTTCGTTATCCCAACCGATGACGCTGGGAATAATATTAGGGCTCATACAGTTGAGATCTATCCGGGTGTTACTAAGATTGTAATATTAGGGGATAACGTTTTTGATTCGTCGTTGGGTGAATTTGAGCTTGATTTATGGCGGTTTCGGCTTCCACCGTCGACTCTGCCGGAGTTGGCT belongs to Capsicum annuum cultivar UCD-10X-F1 unplaced genomic scaffold, UCD10Xv1.1 ctg72235, whole genome shotgun sequence and includes:
- the LOC124885437 gene encoding uncharacterized protein LOC124885437 (The sequence of the model RefSeq protein was modified relative to this genomic sequence to represent the inferred CDS: added 103 bases not found in genome assembly) — its product is MKVHPVPRKRNITLRYDIASSLSQANTFAGRQKKLRRLPHIFAKVLELPFNSDADVSIEETSDSLRFVIPTDDAGNNIRAHTVEIYPGVTKIVILGDNVFDSSLGEFELDLWRFRLPPSTLPELATADFADGELVVTVPKEEDDDGDADIGEAGRLILVQ